From the genome of Coregonus clupeaformis isolate EN_2021a unplaced genomic scaffold, ASM2061545v1 scaf0100, whole genome shotgun sequence, one region includes:
- the LOC121551065 gene encoding nucleosome-remodeling factor subunit BPTF-like isoform X4, producing the protein MRGKRGRPPKTLLMQEPSSEPERGLRPRRELRAKGRGSTDVDFESPKRGNNSSSRGRRKVGSSTVSRGRGRGRGGGGGRGTRGRRSIARSVVYDDHESDEDDDAVSLRSEEDELVEEETITDEEEEALNEESDPLEEILEEEDDDASYCTESSFRSQSTHGSTPGRKMTRVHCPRSPIFEEKEIPPLELPRTSEDLMVPSEELLNVSSIYEVLRNFSTVLRLSPFRFEDFCAALVGQEQCTLMAETHTALLKAILREEDTSNTTFGPADLKDSVNSTLYFIDGMTWPEVVRAYCESDQEYHHVLPYQEVEDYPYGPLDSKIKVLQFLVDQFLTTNIAREELMSEGVVQYDDHCRVCHRLGDLLCCETCSAVYHLECVKPPLVEVPEDEWQCEICVAHKVPGVTDCVTEMQKSKPYIRQEPIGYDRQRRQYWFLNRRIIVEEDGEHEKKKIWYYSTKVQLGELIECLDKEYWENDLCAVLEEMREEVHTHMDITEDLTNKARGNNKAFLTAANDEILERVQARQEQRAAEQAEKASQVAGDNNPAIDTTKTEEETPTHCSPRPDNRELQDPESEEEASSQATAALPAGEENTTVQPEPPKPGSSIQDGTLPKPEPPKPGSSTQDGTLPKPEPPKPAEVPCSAPSESGDASMEPEQERPDDKPVDSESHGEEDPSAQCQPTPPPPHPGDENSNSSHVSAPGVLRRPEQPNLADRSSQSSITSQDDTGEGKESVNGEGSGRTNNRIVTRLRNPDSKLSQQKTQADGSPTPRDSKETSPPSSESEVARQGTVRKELTVKGNLNNFFKLGQEGKFRVYHNQFSTNTLGLNKHQHREDHDKRRHLSHKFSLTPAGDFKWNGSIHGSKVLTISTLRLTIIQLETNVPAPFLHPNWASHRTNWIKAVQMCSKAREFALALAIMECAIKPVVMLPVWKDALGHTRLHRMTSMEREEKEKVKKREKKLEDEETMQQATWVKYTIPIKHQVWKQKGEEYRVTGYGGWSWVSKTHVHRFVPRLPGNTNVNYRKALEAAKTGKENAMSGPNKWKRLPKAPTSSETQGKEESTPITEEKDKEQTATVESSGSTSPGEGQTLKEEEEKEDNNITEKVEEKKVDQVEEETEDKMDVDPSPPDTCLSEEKGIVDSKDPSSPTDPAVKVEPRDGEEPKQEDSEAKPPVRPFNWDVVNVSEGFQLRSAYKKKVKTSKLDGLLERRVKQFTLEEKQRLERLKQQSALAKHTISKEKVNTGTTTTVKTEASTADKKQDNLAVTPCTSLKAEGQADSVVKDSIVKRLDFDQEQPVKSQPSGETDNLDVRLGSTCKPQAAGATGPNLNTIGLANHESSVQGNGRDSLSQTELNGGFQKTIDLNSKVNSTSLELALGAAKPPKAEVTIAGENGKKHGYEETEQGNGQRETESMEVDQSKPHQVQVNGKDAVDNKAPVDSKMHLDLANKVDTKAMLQTLEGEIKALPVKEPVKSIMNGTLSQDGLKVNSTVLATSPALADVERKVVVSEPDYLPPQKVARLENNGERVADSVTSSLLGLSTGVPKVSNSTKSEPMEIGQTASNKITPFPIPTAEESSLSNNTTESSSSGALKTVTTTTTTTVSTESRTVQIAEVSSSSKPAVTPAAESSAVSTLTTMTKTTVTRVSSPTLGATVSEETKTVVTATLTDAKSGPSGTSVTSMTVSKEYSTRDRVRLLKFSRSMKTRSGTALPSYRKFVTKSSKKSIFVLPNDDLKKLARRGGIREVPIFNYNAKPALDIWPYPSPRPTFGITWRYRLQTVKSLAGVSLMLRLLWACLRWDDMAVKPSPAVGTTRTESSETAITTTEIIKRRDVGPHGIRSEYCIRKIICPIGVTEAPKETPTPQRKGLRSSALRPKKPEPAKQTGPIVLETWVAEEELEIWEIRAFSERVEREKAQAADQAKKRLEQQKPGATTSTPTSTPTTSASGTPASLTSQVTSGTKLVLATKLGTPVTFQQNKNFHQSFASWVKQGQGSPASTGSGATVANSIVTTSGQTFQISGSPVTMAGQVITAKLPIPANSKIVTVNMPTTQGGMVQVQQNVLGIIPSSTPGNQRTYSSFQNRNATINIRPNTSTSTTTQPVITTGAQIRPGMTVIRSPLQQGTTMGKTIIRTPLMMQQGILPASQQQVVTQIIRGQPVSTAVSSTSPVQTSAGQRVLGAAPSPRPVTPAPGQSPSPSTPQGGRPQQGQVKLTLAQLTQLTQGAQGGNQGLTVVIQGQGQTTGQLQVIPQGVTVIPGPGQQLMQAAMPNGQVQRFLFTPGASAPAPTPATTASTAVTPVTATTTTPSVPALSQPQVQTPATSQAPAPPVQPPQQAIAPVQPPALAPAPPPVSTHQTQPPPTQIHIPLQSPTALPIQQIAQIPTSPQQVHIKAVSVSPSVTQATVRPIQAHAQLQPQAQAQIRPQQQLQLHHQPQLITLPGLQQQVQVLGTIQTHVAAQLQAQQGGAVPQQIKLQLPIQIQQAGGQVQAHQIQNVVTIQTASVQEQLQRIQQLREQQQQKKKQQEAKREQSLQASSPSDIIQKQVVMNQNAVIENLKQRKTMTPAEREENQRMIVCNQVMKFILDKIDKDEKQAAKKRKKEESVEQKRSKQNASKLSALLFKHKEQLKAEILKKRALLDKELQLEVQEELRRDISRLRKEKEKAQAAASQAAAAAAAAQVASSLSPTMASPSSAHKRKRDDERDSSSAKPKKKKMISTTSKDHKKEVKLYCVCKTPYDEAKFYIGCDLCSNWFHGACVGITEKEAKKMDDYVCNGCKQGQDSQDSEGTTEELYCICRTPYDQTQFYIGCDRCQNWYHGRCVGILQSEANHIDEYVCPQCQSTEDAMTVLTPLTDKDYEGLRRILRSLQAHKMAWPFLEPVDPNDAPDYYGVIKEPMDLSTMEDRLQKRYYNKLTEFVADMTKVFDNCRYYNPNDSPFFQCAEVLEAFFVQKLKGFKASRSHNNKLQTSTS; encoded by the exons ATGAGGGGGAAAAGAGGCAGGCCGCCCAAAACCCTGCTGATGCAGGAGCCTTCATCCGAGCCGGAGCGTGGCTTGAGACCCAGGAGAGAGTTGAGGGCAAAGGGGAGAGGTAGTACCGATGTCGATTTTGAGAGTCccaagaggggaaataactctTCATCGAGGGGCAGGAGAAAAGTGGGATCATCCACGGTATCTCGCGGTAGGGGAAGAGGCAGGGGGGGTGGTGGTGGCAGAGGTACTAGGGGCAGACGGTCAATCGCTAGATCTGTGGTTTATGATGATCATGAaagtgatgaagatgatgatgctGTGAGTTTGAGATCTGAGGAGGACGAGTTGGTAGAGGAAGAGACGATAACGGACGAGGAAGAAGAGGCCCTGAACGAGGAGTCAGACCCGCTTGAGGAAATACtcgaggaggaggatgatgatgccAGCTACTGTACTGAGAGCAGCTTTCGGAGTCAGAGCACTCATGGCAGCACTCCGG GGCGGAAGATGACGCGGGTGCATTGCCCTCGCTCGCCAATCTTTGAGGAAAAGGAGATCCCTCCTCTGGAGTTGCCCAGAACCTCTGAGGACCTCATGGTGCCCAGCGAGGAACTGCTCAATGTGTCCTCCATCTACGAGGTGCTGCGCAACTTCAGCACGGTACTGCGGCTCTCTCCCTTCCGCTTCGAGGACTTCTGTGCTGCGCTGGTAGGCCAGGAGCAGTGCACGCTGATGGCAGAGACCCACACGGCCCTGCTGAAGGCCATCCTGCGTGAGGAGGACACATCCAACACCACGTTCGGTCCTGCCGACCTCAAGGACAGCGTCAACTCCACCCTCTACTTCATTGACGGCATGACGTGGCCCGAGGTGGTGCGTGCCTACTGCGAGAGCGACCAGGAGTACCACCATGTCCTGCCCTACCAGGAGGTGGAGGACTACCCCTACGGCCCGCTGGACAGTAAGATCAAGGTGCTGCAGTTCTTGGTGGATCAGTTCCTCACCACCAACATCGCCCGCGAGGAGTTGATGTCAGAGGGGGTGGTGCAGTATGATGACCACTGCAGGGTGTGCCACAGGTTGGGGGACCTGCTGTGCTGTGAGACCTGCTCTGCGGTCTACCACCTGGAGTGTGTGAAGCCGCCACTGGTAGAGGTGCCGGAGGACGAATGGCAGTGTGAGATCTGTGTGGCACACAAGGTGCCCGGAGTCACAGACTGTGTGACAGAGATGCAAAAGAGCAAACCCTACATCCGCCAGGAGCCCATCGGCTACGACCGCCAACGGAGGCAATACTGGTTCCTAAACCGAAGGATCATTGT TGAGGAGGACGGGGAGCATGAGAAGAAGAAGATCTGGTACTACAGCACAAAGGTCCAGCTGGGAGAGCTGATAGAGTGTCTGGACAAGGAGTACTGGGAGAACGACCTGTGTGCCGTCCTCGAGGAAATGAGAGAGGAGGTGCACACTCACATGGACATCACTGAGGACCTCACCAACAAGGCCCGCGGCAACAACAAGGCCTTCCTCACGGCAGCCAACG ATGAGATCCTGGAGCGTGTGCAGGCCAGGCAGGAGCAGCGGGCAGCGGAGCAGGCAGAGAAAGCCAGTCAGGTAGCAGGTGACAACAACCCCGCTATAGACACCAccaagacagaggaagagacccCCACACACTGCTCTCCACGGCCAGACAACAGAGAGCTCCAAGACCCCGAGTCTGAAGAGGAGGCAAGCTCACAAG CAACTGCAGCTCTACCTGCTGGAGAAGAGAACACCACTGTCCAACCTGAGCCCCCTAAGCCTGGCTCATCCATCCAGGACGGCACGCTTCCTAAACCTGAACCCCCTAAGCCTGGCTCGTCCACCCAGGACGGCACGCTTCCTAAACCTGAACCCCCTAAGCCTGCTGAGGTGCCCTGCTCTGCCCCCTCTGAGAGTGGGGACGCCTCCATGGAGCCTGAGCAGGAGAGGCCAG atgataagcctGTAGACTCAGAGTCCCATGGAGAGGAGGACCCCTCTGCCCAGTGCCAGcctactccaccaccaccacaccctgGTGACGAGAACAGCAACAGCAGCCACGTCTCAGCGCCTGGGGTCCTCAGGAGGCCTGAACAGCCAAACCTCGCTGACAGGTCCTCTCAGTCCTCAATCACCAGCCAGGATGACACGG GTGAAGGCAAGGAGAGTGTGAATGGTGAGGGGTCAGGACGGACTAACAATCGCATTGTGACTCGTCTGCGTAACCCGGACAGCAAGCTGAGCCAGCAGAAGACCCAGGCAGATGGCAGCCCTACACCCAGGGACAGCAAGGAG ACATCTCCTCCCAGCTCTGAGAGTGAAGTGGCTCGTCAGGGTACTGTGAGGAAAGAATTGACGGTGAAGGGCAACCTGAACAACTTCTTCAAGCTGGGCCAGGAGGGCAAGTTCCGCGTCTACCACAACCAGTTCAGCACCAACACACTGGGCCTCAACAAGCACCAGCATCGCGAGGACCACGACAAGCGCCGCCACCTCTCCCATAAGTTCAGCCTGACCCCCGCCGGGGATTTCAAGTGGAACGGCTCCATCCACGGCTCCAAGGTGCTGACCATCTCCACCCTGCGGCTCACAATCATCCAGCTGGAGACCAATGTCCCCGCCCCCTTCCTGCACCCCAACTGGGCCTCGCACAG GACAAACTGGATTAAAGCGGTGCAGATGTGCAGTAAGGCTCGGGAGTTTGCCTTGGCGCTGGCCATCATGGAGTGTGCTATCAAACCAGTGGTCATGCTGCCTGTCTGGAAAGATGCACTTGGACACACCAG GCTCCATCGCATGACCTCCATGGAgcgggaggagaaagagaaggtgaaaaagagagagaaaaaactggAGGATGAGGAGACTATGCAGCAGGCCACCTGGGTGAAGTACACCATCCCCATCAAACACCAG gTGTGGAAGCAGAAGGGGGAGGAGTACAGAGTAACGGGGTACGGGGGCTGGAGTTGGGTCAGTAAGACTCACGTCCATCGCTTTGTTCCCAGGCTACCAGGGAACACCAACGTCAACTACCGCAAAGCACTCGAAG CAGCTAAAACTGGCAAAGAAAATGCAATGTCCGGCCCGAACAAATGGAAACGGTTGCCAAAAGCACCAACAAGCTCAGAAACCCAGGGAAAAGAAGAGTCTACTCCAATTACTGAAGAAAAAGACAAGGAGCAAACCGCCACTGTGGAGTCATCTGGGAGCACTTCACCAGGAGAGGGGCAGActctgaaagaggaggaggagaaggaagataACAATATCACAGAGAAGGTGGAGGAAAAAAAAGTTGATCaggtggaggaggagactgaGGACAAGATGGATGTTGACCCCAGTCCACCAGACACCTGTCTCAGTGAGGAAAAAG gtATAGTGGACAGCAAAGACCCCTCGTCACCGACTGACCCTGCTGTGAAGGTGGAGCCCAGGGATGGAGAAGAACCTAAGCAGGAGGACTCTGAGGCCAAGCCACCTGTCCGCCCCTTCAACTGGGATGTGGTGAACGTCAGTGAGGGCTTCCAGCTCCGTTCGGCCTACAAGAAGAAGGTGAAGACGTCCAAGCTCGACGGGCTGCTGGAACGCAGAGTGAAGCAGTTCACCctggaggagaagcagaggctggaGCGGCTCAAACAGCAGTCAGCCTTGGCCAAACACACAATCTCCAAAGAGAAAGTTAATACAGGGACTACCACCACCGTCAAGACTGAAGCTTCTACAGCAGACAAGAAGCAGGACAATTTAGCAGTGACACCGTGCACTAGTCTGAAAGCTGAGGGGCAAGCAGACTCGGTAGTTAAAGACTCAATCGTTAAAAGGCTCGACTTTGACCAGGAGCAGCCAGTGAAATCCCAACCCTCAGGAGAGACAGATAACCTGGACGTCAGATTAGGCTCCACCTGTAAGCCCCAGGCAGCAGGAGCCACAGGCCCCAACCTCAACACCATAGGGTTGGCCAACCATGAGAGCAGTGTTCAGGGCAATGGTAGGGATTCATTATCTCAAACAGAGCTGAATGGAGGCTTCCAGAAAACCATAGACCTCAACAGCAAAGTCAATTCGACATCCCTAGAACTGGCTTTAGGTGCAGCCAAACCTCCCAAAGCAGAGGTGACGATAGCAGGAGAAAACGGTAAGAAGCATGGTTATGAGGAGACAGAGCAAGGCAatggacagagggagacagaaagcatGGAGGTAGACCAAAGCAAACCACATCAAGTGCAGGTGAACGGGAAAGACGCTGTTGACAACAAGGCTCCTGTAGACTCAAAGATGCACTTAGACCTGGCCAACAAAGTGGATACCAAGGCCATGCTCCAGACGTTAGAGGGTGAGATCAAAGCGCTGCCGGTGAAGGAGCCTGTAAAGTCCATTATGAACGGTACTCTCTCTCAGGACGGGTTAAAGGTCAACAGCACTGTGTTAGCCACCAGCCCAGCCTTGGCGGACGTAGAGAGGAAAGTTGTGGTGTCCGAGCCTGACTACCTGCCTCCTCAGAAGGTTGCCAGACTGGAGAATAATGGCGAAAGGGTGGCAGACTCTGTCACCTCGTCATTGTTAGGGCTGTCCACTGGTGTTCCCAAGGTAAGCAACAGTACCAAGTCTGAGCCAATGGAGATTGGGCAGACGGCATCCAATAAGATCACCCCGTTTCCTATCCCCACTGCAGAGGAGTCCAGCTTGAGTAACAACACCACAGAGAGTAGCAGTAGTGGGGCGCTGAAGACCGTCACCACAACCACTACTACCACCGTGTCGACAGAGTCTCGCACGGTGCAGATAGCCGAGGTCTCCAGCAGCAGTAAGCCTGCAGTGACGCCTGCTGCAGAGAGCAGTGCTGTGTCCACCCTcaccaccatgaccaagaccactGTCACCAGGGTCAGCTCCCCGACCCTCGGGGCCACCGTCTCCGAGGAGACCAAGACTGTTGTCACGGCAACGTTGACAGATGCCAAATCTGGCCCCTCAGGCACTTCGGTCACCTCCATGACGGTCAGTAAGGAGTACTCCACCAGAGATCGTGTCCGGCTGCTCAAGTTCTCCCGCTCCATGAAGACCCGCTCTGGCACGGCCCTCCCCTCCTACCGCAAGTTTGTCACTAAGAGTAGCAAGAAGAGCATCTTTGTACTGCCTAATGATGACCTGAAGAAGCTGGCGAGGAGAGGGGGCATCAGAGAGGTGCCCATCTTCAACTACAACGCCAAGCCAGCCCTGGACATCTGGCCCTATCCCTCCCCCAGACCCACCTTTGGAATCACGTGGAG ATACCGTCTCCAGACTGTAAAGTCTCTGGCGGGGGTCAGTCTGATGCTGCGGCTGCTCTGGGCCTGCCTGAGGTGGGATGACATGGCCGTCAAGCCCTCTCCTGCTGTAGGAACCACCCGCACAG AATCCTCGGAAACTGCGATCACCACAACGGAGATCATCAAGCGGCGAGATGTGGGGCCGCACGGCATCCGTTCGGAATACTGCATCAGGAAGATAATCTGCCCCATTGGCGTTACCGAAGCTCCCAAAG AAACACCCACGCCCCAGAGGAAAGGCCTGCGCTCCAGCGCTCTGAGGCCAAAGAAGCCTGAGCCGGCCAAGCAGACTGGGCCCATCGTCTTAGAGACGTGGGTGGCCGAGGAGGAGCTGGAGATCTGGGAGATCAGAGCCTTTTCAGAAAG GGTTGAGAGGGAGAAGGCCCAGGCTGCAGACCAGGCAAAG AAACGGTTGGAGCAACAGAAGCCTGGTGCCACCACCTCCACCCCCACCAGCACCCCTACAACCTCAGCCTCTGGCACTCCGGCATCCCTGACCAGCCAGGTCACGTCGGGGACTAAACTGGTCCTGGCCACCAAGCTGGGGACACCTGTCACATTTCAGCAGAACAAGAACTTCCATCAATCTTTTGCTTCCTGGGTCAAGCAGGGCCAGGGTAGTCCAG CCTCCACTGGCTCAGGGGCCACCGTGGCCAACAGCATTGTCACCACCTCTGGACAAACGTTCCAGATCTCTGGCAGCCCGGTGACCATGGCTGGCCAGGTCATCACCGCCAAGCTACCCATCCCGGCCAACAGCAAGATTGTCACGGTCAACATGCCAACCACACAAGGAG GTATGGTGCAGGTCCAGCAGAATGTCCTGGGCATTATTCCATCCAGCACCCCAGGCAACCAGCGGACCTACTCCTCATTCCAGAACCGCAACGCCACCATCAACATCAGACCCAACACCTCCACCTCAACCACTACTCAGCCG GTCATCACCACTGGAGCCCAGATTCGTCCGGGCATGACGGTGATCCGATCGCCTCTACAGCAGGGCACCACCATGGGCAAAACCATCATCAGAACCCCCTTGATGATGCAACAAGGTATTCTACCAGCCA GCCAGCAGCAGGTGGTGACTCAGATCATCCGGGGCCAGCCTGTCTCCACAGCAGTTTCCAGTACCAGCCCTGTGCAGACCAGCGCAGGCCAGAGGGTGCTGGGTGCCGCCCCGTCCCCCCGTCCTGTCACCCCTGCCCCCGGGCAGTCCCCATCACCATCCACCCCCCAAGGCGGCCGACCACAGCAGGGCCAGGTCAAACTCACCCTGGCCCAGCTCACCCAGCTAACACAGGGGGCACAG ggaGGGAACCAGGGTCTCACAGTAGTGATCCAGGGACAGGGCCAGACCACAGGCCAGCTGCAGGTCATCCCCCAAGGGGTGACGGTCATCCCAGGCCCTGGGCAGCAGCTCATGCAGGCTGCCATGCCCAACGGCCAGGTGCAGCGCTTCCTCTTCACCCCGGGGGCATCAGCCCCTGCCCCCACCCCCGCCACCACGGCCAGCACTGCTGTCACCCCCGTCACAGCCACCACAACCACACCCTCAGTGCCAG CACTGTCTCAGCCTCAGGTTCAGACTCCCGCCACCTCTCAAGCACCGGCACCACCAGTCCAGCCTCCTCAACAGGCTATCGCTCCAGTCCAGCCCCCTGCCCTCGCTCCTGCCCCCCCTCCAGTGTCCACACATCAGACTCAACCCCCTCCGACTCAAATCCACATCCCCCTCCAGTCCCCCACTGCTTTACCCATCCAGCAGATAGCCCAGATCCCAACCTCTCCACAACAGGTCCATATAAAGGCTGTCTCCGTCTCCCCCTCCGTCACCCAGGCCACAGTGAGGCCCATCCAGGCCCATGCTCAActccagccccaggctcaggCTCAGATCAGGCCACAGCAGCAGCTGCAGCTCCACCACCAACCCCAGCTGATCACGTTGCCGGGGCTGCAGCAGCAGGTCCAGGTGCTGGGTACCATCCAGACCCACGTGGCGGCCCAGCTCCAGGCCCAGCAGGGTGGGGCGGTGCCCCAGCAGATCAAGCTGCAGCTGCCTATCCAGATCCAGCAGGCAGGGGGCCAGGTGCAGGCCCACCAGATCCAGAACGTGGTGACCATCCAGACGGCCAGCGTGCAGGAGCAACTGCAGAGGATCCAGCAgctcagagagcagcagcagcagaagaaGAAGCAGCAGGAGGCCAAGAGGGAGCAGAGCCTGCAGGCCTCCAGCCCCAGCGACATCATCCAGAAACAGGTGGTGATGAACCAGAATGCTGTGATAGAAAATCTGAAACAGAGGAAGACCATGACTCCAGCAGAGCGGGAGGAGAACCAGAG AATGATCGTCTGCAACCAGGTGATGAAGTTCATCCTGGACAAGATCGACAAGGACGAGAAGCAGGCGGCtaagaagaggaagaaggaggagtCTGTGGAGCAGAAACGCAGCAAGCAGAATGCCTCCAAGCTCTCTGCGCTGCTCTTCAAGCACAAAGAGCAGCTCAAGGCTGAGATCCTGAAGAAGAGGGCTCTACTGGACAAGGAGCTGCAGCTGGAGGTTCAG gaggagCTGAGGAGGGACATCAGCAGGctgaggaaggagaaggagaaggccCAAGCTGCAGCCTCTCAGGCAGCCGCTGCTGCAGCTGCAGCCCAGGtagcctcctccctctcccctaccATGGCCTCGCCCTCCTCCGCCCACAAACGCAAGAGGGACGACGAGAGGGACTCGTCCTCCGCCAAgcccaagaagaagaagatgatatCCACTACCTCAAAGGATCACAAGAAGGAAGTCAAGCTGTACTGTGTCTGTAAAACGCCCTATGACGAGGCCAA GTTCTACATTGGGTGCGACCTGTGCTCCAACTGGTTCCACGGTGCGTGTGTGGGCATCACGGAGAAGGAGGCCAAGAAGATGGACGACTACGTTTGTAATGGCTGCAAGCAGGGCCAGGACTCACAGGACTCAGAGGGCACAACGGAGGAGCTGTACTGCATCTGCCGGACGCCATACGACCAAACACA GTTTTACATTGGCTGCGACCGTTGCCAGAACTGGTACCACGGGCGCTGTGTGGGCATCCTGCAGAGCGAGGCCAACCACATAGACGAATACGTGTGCCCGCAGTGTCAGTCCACGGAGGACGCCATGACAGTCCTCACACCGCTAACAGACAAGGACTACGAGGGGTTAAGAAGAATCCTGCGCTCCTTACAG GCTCACAAAATGGCGTGGCCGTTCCTTGAACCAGTAGATCCCAACGATGCTCCTGATTATTATGGTGTTATAAAGGAACCGATGG ACCTCTCCACAATGGAAGACAGATTACAGAAACGGTATTACAACAAGCTCACCGAGTTTGTGGCAGATATGACCAAAGTCTTTGACAACTGCCGCTACTACAACCCCAATGACTCACCCTTCTTTCAGTGTGCCGAAGTTCTGGAGGCATTCTTTGTACAGAAGCTCAAAGGTTTCAAAGCTAGCAG